One window of the Candidatus Methylomirabilota bacterium genome contains the following:
- a CDS encoding transposase: protein MTGTNRAVGCFHNQRGTVEKWIKEGKEATHWICLSCHRLRADEVRLLLGIIAYNLGNLLRRLVLPLAIQRWSLTSLQQRLVKTAGA from the coding sequence TTGACCGGGACGAACCGCGCCGTCGGCTGCTTCCACAACCAGCGCGGGACGGTGGAGAAGTGGATCAAGGAGGGTAAAGAAGCCACTCATTGGATCTGCCTCTCCTGCCACCGCCTCCGGGCCGATGAGGTGCGGTTGCTCCTGGGGATCATCGCGTACAATCTCGGCAATCTTCTGCGGCGGCTCGTCCTGCCCCTCGCCATCCAGCGCTGGTCCCTGACGAGCCTCCAACAGCGGCTCGTCAAGACGGCGGGCGCCTGA
- a CDS encoding nucleotidyltransferase produces MVGGFAAVAHGVTLLTQDIDVCCPVTPDNLMRLQAALADLHPVHRKPPARPPLRLTLETATEFRNLYLETDWGQLDCLGEILGVGDYDRALAQSLEIQLAGGPCRILPIDALVQAKQAMGRDKDRETILQLRAIQERTRGR; encoded by the coding sequence GTGGTCGGAGGGTTTGCGGCCGTCGCCCATGGCGTCACGCTGCTCACACAGGATATCGACGTCTGCTGCCCAGTCACTCCCGACAACCTCATGCGCCTCCAGGCCGCGCTCGCCGACCTCCACCCGGTTCACCGGAAGCCACCCGCGAGACCGCCACTGCGCCTCACCCTGGAGACCGCGACCGAGTTCCGGAACCTGTACCTGGAGACGGACTGGGGGCAGCTCGACTGCCTTGGCGAGATCCTGGGCGTGGGCGACTACGATCGCGCTCTCGCTCAGAGCCTCGAGATCCAGCTCGCGGGTGGTCCCTGCCGGATTCTCCCCATTGATGCCCTCGTCCAAGCGAAGCAGGCGATGGGGCGGGACAAGGATCGCGAGACCATTCTCCAGCTCCGTGCGATCCAGGAGCGGACCCGTGGTCGGTGA
- a CDS encoding sigma-70 family RNA polymerase sigma factor, translating into MADDEFRQQALKHLDALYNLAVYLTRNGSEAEDLVQETYARALRFSHRFQPGTYMRAWMFQILRNTFLTFYRLREREPAISEAGVPDGEAPMFHHAPVEDGESAGAHMDLERALALVPEEFRTPLLLAEVEGLSLEEVARIMDCPVGTVKSRIFRAKDRLRGLLKDYGGPDRV; encoded by the coding sequence GTGGCTGACGACGAGTTCAGGCAGCAGGCGCTCAAGCACCTCGACGCGCTCTACAACCTCGCCGTCTACCTGACCCGCAACGGGTCGGAAGCCGAGGACCTGGTGCAGGAGACGTACGCCCGGGCGCTCCGCTTCTCGCACCGATTCCAGCCGGGAACCTACATGCGCGCCTGGATGTTTCAAATCCTGAGGAACACCTTCTTGACCTTTTACCGCCTCCGCGAGCGCGAGCCCGCGATCAGCGAGGCGGGCGTGCCGGACGGCGAGGCTCCGATGTTCCACCACGCCCCGGTCGAGGACGGCGAGAGCGCGGGCGCCCACATGGATCTGGAGCGGGCGCTGGCGCTGGTGCCGGAAGAGTTCCGGACTCCGCTCCTGCTGGCCGAGGTCGAGGGGCTGTCGCTCGAGGAGGTGGCCCGCATCATGGACTGCCCGGTCGGCACGGTGAAGTCGCGGATCTTCCGGGCCAAGGACAGGTTGCGGGGGCTTCTCAAGGACTACGGCGGGCCGGACAGGGTCTGA
- the folK gene encoding 2-amino-4-hydroxy-6-hydroxymethyldihydropteridine diphosphokinase produces the protein MAKVFLSVGSNLGDRAALLRQAVARLRTLPEVQFLDASPVYWTEPWERRPGQSARNQESWFFNCVVSIETTLEPPALLEQVQDVERVMGRTRGAGRPEDQRYEPRTLDIDILLYDDQVISGPDHLHIPHLLMHERAFVLRPLADLAPELEHPVLYQTIRELLEALADEREVRPSDLPARWFE, from the coding sequence ATGGCCAAGGTGTTCCTCTCCGTCGGCTCCAATCTGGGCGACCGCGCCGCGCTGCTGCGCCAGGCCGTGGCGCGCCTCCGGACGCTGCCCGAGGTGCAGTTCCTCGACGCCTCGCCCGTGTACTGGACCGAGCCGTGGGAGCGTCGGCCGGGGCAGAGCGCCCGGAACCAGGAATCCTGGTTCTTCAATTGCGTCGTCTCGATCGAGACGACGCTCGAGCCACCGGCGCTCCTCGAGCAGGTCCAGGACGTGGAGCGCGTGATGGGCCGCACGCGCGGCGCCGGCAGGCCCGAGGACCAGCGCTACGAGCCGCGCACGCTCGACATCGACATCCTCCTCTACGACGACCAGGTGATCAGCGGCCCCGACCACCTGCACATCCCGCATCTCCTGATGCACGAGCGCGCGTTCGTCCTGCGGCCGCTCGCCGACCTCGCGCCCGAGCTCGAGCACCCGGTGCTCTACCAGACCATCCGCGAGCTGCTCGAGGCCCTGGCGGACGAGCGCGAGGTGCGCCCGTCCGACCTGCCGGCCCGGTGGTTCGAGTAG
- the folB gene encoding dihydroneopterin aldolase, translating to MLSDRADDRRQASGRGHGATQGGQALSADKVFLEDVRFYGHHGVTKAQQTVGAWFSVDAELHVDLAPAAASDDLRTTVDYGLVAARIVEESTKERVNLLERLAGRLATMLLGEFPCSEVRVRVRKLTPPMEGLQGIPGVELTRRR from the coding sequence ATTCTATCGGATCGCGCTGACGATCGACGCCAAGCGTCTGGCCGAGGCCATGGAGCGACTCAAGGGGGTCAAGCTCTGAGCGCCGACAAGGTCTTCCTCGAAGACGTGCGCTTCTACGGCCACCACGGCGTGACGAAAGCCCAGCAGACGGTCGGCGCGTGGTTCTCGGTGGACGCCGAGCTCCACGTCGACTTGGCCCCGGCCGCGGCCTCGGACGATCTCAGGACGACCGTGGACTACGGGCTCGTGGCGGCGCGCATCGTGGAAGAGTCGACCAAGGAGCGCGTGAATCTACTCGAGCGGCTGGCCGGGCGGCTCGCGACCATGCTGCTGGGCGAGTTCCCGTGCTCCGAGGTGCGCGTGCGCGTGCGGAAGCTGACGCCTCCCATGGAGGGGCTCCAGGGCATTCCGGGCGTGGAGCTCACCCGCCGGCGCTGA
- a CDS encoding LL-diaminopimelate aminotransferase, producing the protein MAERLRKLPPYLFAEIDKKKREARARGADLIDMGIGDPDLPTPPHIIEALKRAADNAANHRYPDYEGLLTFRAAVAQWYKRRFGVTLDPETEALTLVGSKEGTAHMPLAWVNPGDVVLVPDPGYPVYAAGTWFAGGEVHFMPLLRQNGFMPDLDAIPDDVARRAKLMYLNYPNNPTAAVASSEFFAMVVAFARRHGVIVCHDAMYTELRFDGYKPPSFLETPGAKEVGVEFHSLSKTYSMTGWRIGFCVGNARYLAGLGKIKTNVDSGVFQAVQEAGIAALTGPQDIPEQYRRIYQERRDVVVAGLKALGWEVDVPKAAFFVWAPVPKGLESRAFASRLLDEVGCVVTPGVGFGPSGEGFYRIALTIDAKRLAEAMERLKGVKL; encoded by the coding sequence ATGGCCGAGCGGCTACGGAAGCTGCCCCCCTATCTCTTCGCAGAGATCGACAAGAAGAAGCGCGAGGCGCGCGCCCGCGGCGCGGACCTGATCGACATGGGCATCGGCGACCCCGACCTGCCGACGCCGCCGCACATCATCGAGGCGCTCAAGCGCGCCGCCGACAACGCCGCCAACCATCGCTACCCCGACTACGAAGGGCTGCTGACCTTCCGCGCGGCCGTCGCGCAGTGGTACAAGCGGCGCTTCGGCGTGACGCTCGACCCCGAGACCGAGGCGCTGACGCTGGTCGGCTCCAAGGAAGGCACGGCGCACATGCCGCTCGCCTGGGTCAATCCGGGCGACGTGGTGCTGGTGCCGGACCCCGGCTACCCGGTCTACGCGGCGGGGACGTGGTTCGCGGGCGGGGAAGTCCACTTCATGCCGCTCCTGCGGCAGAACGGCTTCATGCCCGACCTCGACGCCATCCCCGACGACGTGGCGCGCCGGGCCAAGCTCATGTACCTCAACTACCCGAACAATCCGACGGCCGCGGTGGCGAGCTCCGAGTTCTTCGCCATGGTAGTCGCGTTCGCGCGCCGCCACGGCGTCATCGTCTGCCACGACGCCATGTACACCGAGCTCCGCTTCGACGGCTACAAGCCGCCCTCCTTCCTCGAGACGCCGGGCGCCAAGGAAGTCGGCGTCGAATTCCACTCGCTGTCCAAGACCTACTCCATGACCGGCTGGCGCATCGGCTTCTGCGTCGGCAACGCGCGCTACCTTGCCGGCCTCGGCAAGATCAAGACCAACGTGGACTCGGGCGTCTTCCAGGCGGTGCAGGAAGCCGGCATCGCCGCGCTTACGGGGCCGCAGGATATTCCAGAGCAGTACCGGCGGATCTACCAGGAGCGGCGCGACGTGGTGGTCGCGGGGCTCAAGGCGCTCGGCTGGGAGGTGGACGTGCCCAAGGCGGCCTTCTTCGTCTGGGCGCCCGTGCCCAAGGGCCTCGAGTCGCGCGCCTTCGCCTCCCGCCTTCTCGACGAGGTCGGGTGCGTCGTCACCCCGGGCGTGGGCTTCGGCCCGTCCGGCGAAGGATTCTATCGGATCGCGCTGACGATCGACGCCAAGCGTCTGGCCGAGGCCATGGAGCGACTCAAGGGGGTCAAGCTCTGA
- a CDS encoding fumarylacetoacetate hydrolase family protein, with translation MKIVRFKAAGKTRYGVLDGTHIVEYSGTPYGTFKKGRKRYPVKQAVLLAPVVPSKIVAVGLNYRDHAEEMRLAVPEEPVIFLKPLSALCGPDDPIIYPSQSSRVDYEGELAIVIRKRCRHVPAERAREYVLGYTCLNDVTARDLQLRDGQPTRAKAFDSFCPVGPCIATDIDPNAVEVETWVNGERRQAGSTKAFIFPVEDVIARVSAVMTLLPGDVIATGTPAGVGPLEPGDRVEVRIDGIGSLKNPVIKL, from the coding sequence ATGAAGATCGTCCGGTTCAAGGCGGCGGGCAAGACGCGCTACGGCGTCCTCGACGGCACCCACATCGTCGAGTACTCGGGCACGCCGTACGGCACCTTCAAGAAGGGGCGAAAGCGCTACCCGGTCAAGCAGGCGGTGCTGCTGGCGCCCGTGGTGCCATCCAAGATCGTGGCGGTCGGGCTCAACTACCGCGACCACGCCGAAGAGATGCGTCTCGCGGTGCCCGAGGAGCCCGTCATCTTCCTCAAGCCGCTGTCGGCGCTCTGCGGGCCGGACGACCCGATCATCTACCCGTCCCAGTCGAGTCGGGTGGACTACGAGGGCGAGCTGGCCATCGTGATCCGCAAGCGCTGCCGCCACGTCCCGGCCGAGCGGGCGCGCGAGTACGTGCTCGGCTACACCTGTCTCAACGACGTCACGGCGCGGGACCTCCAGCTGCGCGACGGCCAGCCGACGCGGGCAAAGGCCTTCGACAGCTTCTGCCCCGTCGGGCCGTGCATCGCGACCGACATCGACCCCAACGCCGTCGAGGTCGAGACGTGGGTCAACGGCGAGCGGCGCCAGGCCGGCAGCACCAAGGCCTTCATTTTCCCCGTCGAGGACGTCATCGCCCGCGTCTCGGCGGTCATGACGCTCCTGCCGGGCGACGTCATCGCCACCGGGACGCCCGCCGGCGTGGGCCCGCTCGAGCCCGGCGACCGCGTCGAGGTGCGCATCGACGGCATCGGCAGCCTCAAGAACCCCGTCATCAAGCTCTAG
- the dapB gene encoding 4-hydroxy-tetrahydrodipicolinate reductase, translating into MADVVIAGAAGRMGCRLVALVQEEKDLRLVGALEAPGHPALLKDAGEVAGVGKIGVPITADPEGMLGRDRILIEFSIPDATLGHLRLAARGGGRAVIGTTGFAAAQREEIERLASQIPIMLSPNMSVAVNVAFRVLADMARLLGEDYDVEITEVHHRFKKDAPSGTAARMAEIVAEALGRDLTKVGVHGRHGLPGERTKQEIGIHSIRSGDVVGEHTVSFGSLGERLELTHRSQSRDTFVRGALRAARFIAQAKPGLYSMQDVLGLA; encoded by the coding sequence ATGGCTGATGTCGTGATCGCCGGCGCCGCCGGCCGGATGGGCTGTCGTCTCGTCGCGCTCGTCCAGGAGGAGAAAGACCTCCGCCTGGTGGGCGCCCTCGAGGCGCCCGGCCACCCGGCGCTCCTCAAGGACGCCGGCGAGGTGGCGGGCGTGGGCAAGATCGGCGTTCCCATCACCGCCGATCCCGAGGGTATGCTCGGCCGCGACCGCATCCTCATCGAGTTCTCCATCCCCGACGCGACCCTGGGCCACCTGCGCCTGGCCGCGCGCGGGGGCGGCCGCGCCGTGATCGGCACCACCGGCTTCGCCGCCGCCCAACGTGAAGAAATCGAACGGCTCGCGAGCCAGATCCCCATCATGCTCTCGCCCAACATGAGCGTGGCCGTCAACGTCGCTTTCCGCGTGCTGGCCGACATGGCGCGCCTGCTGGGCGAGGACTACGACGTCGAGATCACCGAGGTCCACCACCGCTTCAAGAAGGATGCTCCCAGCGGCACGGCCGCCCGCATGGCCGAGATCGTGGCTGAGGCCCTCGGCCGAGACCTGACCAAGGTGGGCGTGCACGGCCGCCACGGTCTGCCCGGCGAGCGCACGAAGCAGGAGATCGGCATCCACTCGATCCGCTCGGGTGACGTGGTCGGCGAGCACACGGTCAGCTTCGGCAGCCTGGGCGAGCGCCTGGAGCTCACGCACCGCTCGCAGAGCCGCGACACCTTCGTCCGCGGTGCGCTCCGCGCGGCGCGGTTCATCGCCCAGGCCAAGCCGGGACTCTACTCGATGCAGGACGTCCTCGGCCTCGCATGA
- the dapA gene encoding 4-hydroxy-tetrahydrodipicolinate synthase has product MFQGSIVALVTPFRGGKVDEPTLRKLVEMHVAQGTDGIVPCGTTGESPTLSHDEHKRVVEIVIEAARGRLHVIAGTGSNATSEAIDLTAHAKKAGATGALVVNPYYNRPTQEGLYRHFRAIAEAVDIPILVYNIAGRTAVNVETDTLVRLVKDCPNIVGVKEASGSLDQMTQVILACGPDFSVLSGDDNITLPLMSVGGRGVISVIANIVPRETVEMTHAALAGDWKLARELHLKLFPLSRAVFIETNPIPVKEAMGMMGMLEPEFRLPMCPMGAANRERLRAVLVQHGLIKG; this is encoded by the coding sequence ATGTTCCAGGGTTCCATCGTCGCGCTGGTCACACCGTTTCGCGGCGGCAAGGTCGACGAGCCCACGCTCAGGAAGCTCGTCGAGATGCACGTGGCGCAGGGCACGGACGGCATCGTGCCGTGCGGCACCACGGGCGAGTCGCCGACGCTCAGCCACGACGAGCACAAGCGCGTGGTGGAGATCGTCATCGAGGCGGCGCGCGGCCGGCTCCACGTCATCGCGGGCACCGGCTCCAACGCCACCAGCGAGGCGATCGACCTGACCGCGCACGCCAAGAAGGCCGGCGCCACGGGCGCGCTCGTGGTCAACCCGTACTACAACCGGCCGACCCAGGAGGGGCTCTACCGCCACTTCCGCGCCATCGCCGAGGCCGTGGACATCCCGATCCTCGTCTACAACATCGCCGGGCGCACCGCGGTCAACGTCGAAACCGACACGCTCGTGCGCCTGGTCAAGGACTGTCCCAACATCGTCGGCGTCAAGGAGGCCTCGGGCTCGCTCGACCAGATGACCCAGGTTATCCTCGCCTGCGGCCCGGACTTCAGCGTGCTCTCGGGCGACGACAACATCACGCTGCCGCTCATGTCGGTCGGCGGCCGCGGCGTCATCTCGGTCATCGCCAACATCGTGCCGCGAGAGACCGTGGAGATGACCCATGCCGCCCTCGCCGGCGACTGGAAGCTCGCCCGCGAGCTGCACCTCAAGCTCTTCCCGCTCTCGCGCGCGGTGTTCATCGAGACCAACCCCATCCCCGTGAAGGAAGCCATGGGCATGATGGGGATGCTGGAGCCGGAGTTCCGCCTGCCCATGTGCCCCATGGGCGCGGCCAACCGGGAGCGGCTCCGGGCCGTCCTGGTCCAGCACGGCCTCATCAAGGGCTGA
- a CDS encoding diaminopimelate decarboxylase, translated as MSGTRAPGWPEGLTAKIAAEVRERFGTPCYVYDRAALEAAVRRALAFPAPYGFTLRYAMKANPSHGILALFRDLGLHVDASSDFEVERALRAGFQPERVQLTSQMPSRRLAEHLRRGILFNACSLHQLEEFGRVAPGGEVSVRMNPGLGSGSTKRTNTGGPASSFGIWHEYLGEVKELAARYRLRITRLHTHIGSGTDPEVWKRVARMTLDIATQLADVAIVNLGGGFKVGRMPEEPSVDLADVGAHVRLELEGFRERDGRALRLELEPGTLLVANAGAIVASCIDVVDTGGDGYLFAKLDAGMPEVTRPSLYGAQHPIDVLAEGREAAAVVFVGPCCESGDILTPVPGDPEALAPRWVPRPRIGDLVIIGGAGAYCAAMATINYNSYPQAPEVMLEPDGTLTLLRRRQDPEQVWANEV; from the coding sequence ATGAGCGGCACACGGGCGCCCGGCTGGCCCGAAGGGCTCACAGCCAAGATCGCCGCAGAGGTGCGCGAGCGCTTCGGCACGCCCTGCTACGTATACGACCGGGCCGCGCTCGAGGCGGCGGTCCGCCGGGCACTGGCGTTCCCCGCGCCCTACGGCTTCACGCTGCGCTACGCGATGAAGGCCAACCCGAGCCACGGCATCCTGGCGCTCTTCCGCGACCTTGGGCTGCACGTGGATGCGTCAAGCGATTTCGAGGTCGAGCGGGCGCTCCGAGCCGGATTCCAGCCGGAGCGCGTCCAGCTGACCTCCCAGATGCCCTCGCGGCGGCTCGCGGAACACCTGCGCCGCGGGATCCTCTTCAATGCCTGCTCGCTCCACCAGCTGGAGGAGTTCGGGCGCGTCGCGCCGGGCGGGGAGGTGTCGGTCAGGATGAACCCCGGCCTGGGCTCCGGATCCACCAAGCGCACCAACACGGGCGGACCGGCCTCGAGCTTCGGCATCTGGCACGAGTACCTGGGCGAGGTCAAGGAGCTGGCCGCGCGCTACCGCCTCAGGATCACGCGCCTGCACACTCATATCGGCTCGGGGACGGACCCGGAGGTCTGGAAGCGCGTGGCGCGGATGACGCTCGACATTGCGACACAGCTCGCCGACGTCGCCATCGTCAATCTGGGCGGCGGCTTCAAGGTCGGGCGCATGCCAGAGGAGCCGAGCGTGGACCTGGCCGACGTCGGCGCGCACGTCCGCCTCGAGCTGGAGGGCTTCCGCGAGCGCGACGGGCGGGCTCTGCGCCTCGAGCTCGAGCCCGGCACGCTCCTCGTCGCCAATGCCGGCGCCATCGTCGCCTCGTGCATCGACGTCGTGGACACGGGCGGCGACGGCTACCTCTTCGCGAAGCTCGACGCGGGCATGCCGGAGGTGACGCGCCCGTCGCTCTACGGCGCGCAGCACCCGATCGACGTCCTGGCGGAGGGGCGGGAGGCCGCGGCGGTGGTATTCGTCGGGCCCTGCTGCGAGTCCGGCGACATTCTCACTCCCGTGCCCGGTGACCCCGAGGCGCTGGCGCCGCGCTGGGTGCCGCGCCCTCGGATCGGCGACCTGGTCATCATCGGCGGCGCCGGCGCGTACTGCGCCGCCATGGCCACCATCAACTACAACTCCTACCCGCAGGCGCCCGAAGTCATGCTCGAGCCCGACGGAACGCTGACCCTTCTCCGCCGCCGCCAAGACCCCGAACAAGTTTGGGCGAACGAAGTCTAG
- the argH gene encoding argininosuccinate lyase, whose product MTDPGSPPGSGKPWGGRFEAGAHPEAEAFTSSLAFDRRLWPHDIRGSAAWARALERAGLIDGGERAAIDKGLEAVRAELESGRFAFRRELEDIHMNIERRLIELAGAVGGKLHTGRSRNDQIALDERLYLRDVLGSLDAALAAAQSALLDQAERHREAAMPGYTHLQRAQPVLLAHHLLAYVCMLDRDRERFADCGRRVNVLPLGSAALAGAAFTIDRETLARDLGFAGPSSNSMDAVADRDYVIEFLAAAAVLGMHCSRLAADLALWATAEFGFVEFSDAFATGSSIMPQKKNPDVAELIRGKTGRLYGNLVAVLTTMKGLPLTYNSDMQEDKEPLFDTVDTLEAVLRVLPPMLASLSFRVDRMREAAGAFYSTATDLADYLVRKGLPFREAHEIVGRTVRYGIDKGKELGELSLEELRAFSPLIDKDVHAALTVEASLRARAVTGGTAPEAVARELAQARKRIAKDPQR is encoded by the coding sequence GTGACCGACCCGGGCAGTCCCCCGGGCTCGGGCAAGCCCTGGGGCGGCCGCTTCGAGGCAGGCGCCCATCCCGAGGCCGAAGCCTTCACGTCTTCACTTGCCTTCGATCGACGGCTCTGGCCCCACGACATCCGCGGCAGCGCAGCGTGGGCCCGCGCGCTCGAGCGCGCGGGGCTCATCGACGGCGGGGAGCGCGCGGCCATCGACAAGGGTCTCGAGGCCGTGCGCGCGGAGCTCGAGAGCGGCCGGTTCGCCTTCCGCCGGGAGCTCGAAGACATCCACATGAACATCGAGCGCCGCCTGATCGAGCTGGCGGGCGCCGTGGGCGGGAAGCTTCACACGGGGCGCTCGCGCAACGACCAGATCGCCCTCGACGAGCGCCTCTACCTCCGGGACGTGCTCGGCAGCCTCGACGCGGCGCTGGCGGCCGCGCAGTCGGCGCTCCTCGACCAGGCCGAGCGTCACCGCGAGGCCGCCATGCCCGGCTACACACACCTCCAGCGGGCCCAGCCGGTGCTGCTCGCTCACCACCTCCTCGCCTACGTCTGCATGCTCGACCGGGACCGCGAGCGCTTCGCCGACTGCGGCCGGCGCGTCAACGTCCTGCCGCTGGGCTCGGCGGCGTTGGCCGGGGCGGCCTTCACCATCGACCGCGAGACCCTCGCCCGGGACCTGGGCTTCGCCGGGCCCAGCTCCAACAGCATGGACGCCGTGGCCGACCGGGATTACGTCATCGAGTTCCTGGCGGCGGCGGCCGTGCTCGGCATGCACTGCTCGCGGCTCGCCGCCGACCTGGCGCTCTGGGCCACCGCCGAGTTCGGCTTCGTTGAGTTCTCGGACGCCTTCGCGACGGGCTCGTCGATCATGCCGCAGAAGAAGAACCCGGACGTGGCCGAGCTGATCCGCGGCAAGACGGGCCGCCTCTACGGCAATCTTGTGGCCGTGCTGACCACGATGAAAGGGCTGCCGCTGACCTACAACTCCGACATGCAGGAGGACAAGGAGCCCTTGTTCGACACGGTGGACACGCTCGAGGCGGTGCTCCGCGTGCTGCCGCCCATGCTCGCGAGCCTGAGCTTCCGGGTCGACCGCATGCGGGAAGCAGCCGGCGCCTTCTACTCCACGGCGACGGACCTCGCCGACTACCTCGTGCGCAAGGGCCTGCCGTTCCGCGAGGCCCACGAGATCGTGGGACGCACCGTCCGGTACGGTATCGACAAGGGCAAGGAGCTCGGCGAGCTCTCGCTCGAGGAGCTCCGGGCGTTCTCCCCGCTGATCGACAAGGACGTCCATGCGGCGCTGACCGTCGAGGCCTCGTTGAGAGCGCGCGCGGTCACGGGTGGCACGGCGCCCGAGGCTGTCGCCCGCGAGCTCGCCCAGGCGCGAAAGCGGATCGCCAAGGATCCCCAGCGGTGA